The genomic region caggagtaactttatTGCTCAGGTTCGCTCAGgaacaacaaacaaatttcCAAACCGATTTTCTTTCCTGTCTGTGGTGTAGACATTTGAAGATTTCATGAACCGTTAATGTGTCTTCCGGTGCATTCTTGACCACGCACTCCTGCACCATCTTGTCCACTTGCTCATCGTGGACCATTTGCTTCATATTTGTTTTGAGTACCTTGATACTCGTTATACCGGCTTCTGTTGGCAGAGCAGTTTTCCTCTGAAAGTGGAAAATGTGCTTCTTCATCTTGGGATCTTTACCCAAGACATCACTTTCTTCAATTCAAATCGTTggctttatttttatatttgctcAATCACCACAAGCGTTGCTCTTAAttgcataaaatttaaaaaaatagttacgacagaaatattttatttttgtaagtaAACAAACACTTAGCATATAATTTGAACTATCTACCTCCGTTTGAATAGGCGAAAATCTGCTTTTGCGCACACTTCATAGCATTGAATGTCGTTTCTTCCGGAGTGTCTTTCTTCACAACACACTCATTAACTATCTTCTCAGCCTCTTTGTCGTTGGCAATCACCTTCGCCACCGTGGTTCTCCACGCGTCGACCACCAATTCGCCCGATTCCGTGACCAGTCCGCGTTCCTTGGAAACGCAAAGAACTTGCTGTTTTAGTTTGGGATCGTCCTCCCATTGACGGTTGAGAGATTTGGTTAGAAGTTCATCAGACACTccagtttcattttgacattttgcttGGATCTTGTGTATTACTTTAGCGTCTTCTTCTGGAGTTATGgtcttgaaaattgttccGGTCAAGGAAAATACAAATGAGTTGTAACGTGCTTACCTGAACTGCGACCAATAGAGTGACAGAAGTGAGATAGCACAGTAAGAACTTCATCTTATTTGTGTTGTTACTCACATCTAATGATCTATGATTCGCGTAAATAGGGTATGTTATATACGCAGGATTATCTCTTTTATAGGTGAAAGTTCAATGTGTTTGTATCTTGttttgtcaattattttacTGAATCTGGCTggtatatatacaggtgtcccaaaaatggcgtactaacggtgcactacggtgtaaaagagattaccgtaaacgtcagaaaaatgttaaaaaaattctatt from Tenebrio molitor chromosome 8, icTenMoli1.1, whole genome shotgun sequence harbors:
- the LOC138136768 gene encoding B1 protein-like — translated: MKFLLCYLTSVTLLVAVQTITPEEDAKVIHKIQAKCQNETGVSDELLTKSLNRQWEDDPKLKQQVLCVSKERGLVTESGELVVDAWRTTVAKVIANDKEAEKIVNECVVKKDTPEETTFNAMKCAQKQIFAYSNGGR